The following proteins come from a genomic window of Platichthys flesus chromosome 1, fPlaFle2.1, whole genome shotgun sequence:
- the aktip gene encoding AKT-interacting protein isoform X2 gives MNLNPFWSMSANTSRKRPDNEEQSGHGEQRASPARLSLGKKQLPPIPKNATPITKPASSGTPAQSANGTHASYGPFYLEYSLLAEFTLVIKQKLPGIYVQPSYKSALMWFGVIFIRHGLYQDGVFKFTVYIPDNYPDGECPKLVFDIPVFHPLVDPVSGELDVRRAFTKWRRNHNHIWQVLMYARTIFYKINTTEPLNPEAAVLYEKDVQLFKSKVVDSVKLCNSHLFDHPKIDDPYAISFSPWNPAVHEEAKERMFTCKRRPEDHHKGMQVSGLSWVKPGSTQPFSKDDSPPQS, from the exons ATGAATTTAAACCCCTTCTGGAGCATGTCTGCCAACACGAGTCGCAAG agacCCGACAACGAGGAACAAAGCGGTCACGGGGAGCAGAGAGCCAGCCCAGCCCGGCTGTCCTTGGGCAAAAAGCAACTTCCACCCATTCCAAAGAATGCCACCCCAATTACCAAGCCTGCTTCATCGGGCACTCCAGCACAGTCAGCCAATGGAACACATGCCTCCTATGGCCCTTTTTATCTGGAGTACTCTCTCCTGGCTGAGTT CACACTTGTGATCAAGCAGAAACTCCCTGGAATTTATGTTCAACCATCCTACAAGTCAGCTTTAA TGTGGTTTGGGGTCATATTCATCAGACATGGCTTGTATCAGGATGGAGTCTTCAAATTCACTGTCTATATTCCTGATAACTATCCAGATGGAGAGTGTCCC AAATTAGTATTTGACATCCCAGTCTTCCACCCTCTTGTGGACCCCGTGTCTGGAGAGCTTGATGTCAGAAGAGCTTTCACCAAATGGAG ACGAAATCACAACCACATCTGGCAAGTCCTGATGTACGCACGTACAATTTTCTACAAGATCAATACCACGGAACCACTCAACCCAGAGGCTGCTGTGCT ATATGAAAAGGATGTGCAGTTGTTCAAAAGCAAAGTGGTGGATAGTGTGAAACTATGCAACAGTCATCTTTTTGACCACCCCAAGATAGATGATCCCTACGCAATAAG tttttctccatggAACCCAGCAGTTCATGAGGAAGCAAAGGAGCGCATGTTCACATGCAAA AGACGGCCTGAGGATCACCACAAGGGAATGCAGGTGTCAGGGCTGTCTTGGGTGAAGCCTGGATCGACGCAGCCATTCAGCAAAGACGACAGTCCCCCCCAGAGCTGA
- the aktip gene encoding AKT-interacting protein isoform X1 — MNLNPFWSMSANTSRKQRPDNEEQSGHGEQRASPARLSLGKKQLPPIPKNATPITKPASSGTPAQSANGTHASYGPFYLEYSLLAEFTLVIKQKLPGIYVQPSYKSALMWFGVIFIRHGLYQDGVFKFTVYIPDNYPDGECPKLVFDIPVFHPLVDPVSGELDVRRAFTKWRRNHNHIWQVLMYARTIFYKINTTEPLNPEAAVLYEKDVQLFKSKVVDSVKLCNSHLFDHPKIDDPYAISFSPWNPAVHEEAKERMFTCKRRPEDHHKGMQVSGLSWVKPGSTQPFSKDDSPPQS; from the exons ATGAATTTAAACCCCTTCTGGAGCATGTCTGCCAACACGAGTCGCAAG cagagacCCGACAACGAGGAACAAAGCGGTCACGGGGAGCAGAGAGCCAGCCCAGCCCGGCTGTCCTTGGGCAAAAAGCAACTTCCACCCATTCCAAAGAATGCCACCCCAATTACCAAGCCTGCTTCATCGGGCACTCCAGCACAGTCAGCCAATGGAACACATGCCTCCTATGGCCCTTTTTATCTGGAGTACTCTCTCCTGGCTGAGTT CACACTTGTGATCAAGCAGAAACTCCCTGGAATTTATGTTCAACCATCCTACAAGTCAGCTTTAA TGTGGTTTGGGGTCATATTCATCAGACATGGCTTGTATCAGGATGGAGTCTTCAAATTCACTGTCTATATTCCTGATAACTATCCAGATGGAGAGTGTCCC AAATTAGTATTTGACATCCCAGTCTTCCACCCTCTTGTGGACCCCGTGTCTGGAGAGCTTGATGTCAGAAGAGCTTTCACCAAATGGAG ACGAAATCACAACCACATCTGGCAAGTCCTGATGTACGCACGTACAATTTTCTACAAGATCAATACCACGGAACCACTCAACCCAGAGGCTGCTGTGCT ATATGAAAAGGATGTGCAGTTGTTCAAAAGCAAAGTGGTGGATAGTGTGAAACTATGCAACAGTCATCTTTTTGACCACCCCAAGATAGATGATCCCTACGCAATAAG tttttctccatggAACCCAGCAGTTCATGAGGAAGCAAAGGAGCGCATGTTCACATGCAAA AGACGGCCTGAGGATCACCACAAGGGAATGCAGGTGTCAGGGCTGTCTTGGGTGAAGCCTGGATCGACGCAGCCATTCAGCAAAGACGACAGTCCCCCCCAGAGCTGA